Below is a window of Salvelinus sp. IW2-2015 linkage group LG11, ASM291031v2, whole genome shotgun sequence DNA.
gtcttgtgtctccccCCAGATcctacactcaaacagttcctaatatggtattgtccagtgttctaccctccctggttggcctggagatatgcacccctcccctctccagattgaccacagcttttatagCATGTCACTCCATGTTGCTCAGgtctttacacacatacacacatctgcattgtttgtgtgtgtgtgtgtgtgtgtaacaaaacaatattcatcttcaaacaatatggtagcgggctatagtgcataaacataaatcctaacattaccttcactgattcaaaTGCCCCCAACTCCTTTCTCACCCATGCTGAAACCACAAGTGGATCATCCAAATGTCACTCCTACTGGTCCAGATCGTTCTTTATCATGCCTGACGCCATTCTTCCTCAACATAGATCTTCCCACTACACTCTgtttttcttcttcctctctgtctataATCACATCTATCCGTTCACCACACTCATCATCCGCTGCATTGCTTGCAGAGCACACACTGATGGTGTTTCTTCAAGACCCAACTTCAGTTCCTTAGCCCATTTTACCAGCTTTAGTATtgcagattgtggcttctatcaatgtaatagttaaaaaaatatatattttgtatttatatttgccCCTAACtctaccatccctcccctaattggagtaacctaatggacaacaacacttagcaTGTATAAGCTGGCAGTAGATGCCTATTATACATTTcatggacacagtatattttacatttagttatcttttgtttgtttttagtcccatccttcagctaccctcaaccgcTCCCTTCTATCTCTGAAGActatccagttttgatttctatttgacatatatatttttaaactgaaaGTGACAGTTGGTGGCAAGCACAGGCAACRTAacctctcttccacctcacatTACCGAAACCCCACCCACAGTTTTTGACAATCAACACAGGTCGAAAACGGTAACACAAATGAGGAAACTAAATATCAAATTAAGCATTGCGAATGATTGATCATTTAGAATTTTGACAGTCTTAAACAACAGAGTATGGAAAATTATTTGTCAATTgacaattatttatattttgtcaCAATTTATGCTATCGCAACAAGGAAACTAAATGGCAACTCGACTTCATCTCGGGCCTAACACCCGTGCCAGTgccctccaaacaccggcttcttggCCTTTATCACTTAATCAGAACACAAGTAGCTAGCGATGTTAATGtaatattgattgattgaatgatttTGTATTCATAGGCGTCCAACGAGCCAGATGTATAGAAGATGACCAGGCACAGTTTGAGTCGGTGAGTGAAAgtcggaggagagaggaaagaagggatTGTGGAGAGCGAAAGGGAGAGTTTCGACCCCCAAATACAGTTTTGGAATCATCTGTTGTGGCGTAGCAGCATGACTTCCTCTATGATAACCACTGCACGATGCAGAGTGGTTGGTTGTTTCGTTGATTGATTAGCGTCTCTGTATCATCGTGCTGGCTCATGGATCAAGTCTGCTGTGGAACATACGTAAATGTTGTCTGACTCCCACTACAACCTAATAGTGGTTTCCCTCCCATATCCCAAACCGTACCCCTCCCTCCGCGTGTCTTGTTTTTgcctcctctccccacccaccCCTCCTGGGAGGCTAGTTTGTACAAGTAAGAGGTTATTTTTGTCTCAGTGCGGTCAACTGCATGTGTTGTAAATCCTTCATGTCCCcttttttttcccctcttcaaaTTMGGTGGAAATTGAGAATAGCCTACTTACAGGATGATGTAATGTGTCCCATTATTCTGTATCAATTCAGTTTTATTAATCTTTTTTTTGTAATYTGGCCAAATGGTTTCTCACTTTTGTAATGTGGCCAAATGGTTTCTCACTTTTGTAGGGAGTGGTGTTTTTCATTGATTAGTGTTCATGCAAGACGTTTAGTAGGCCTAATAWTCCTCRGTTTTCACCTCGACATAGAGTTGTAGCACGTCAGAGGACATTGAATCTAAGATGTCTCTGTTATTGTGTGTGCTGATAAGAGATCTGCCACTGTACTTGTTTTAACATCCCTTCGCCCCCGTTCGTAGCAGTATACATGTTAACAGAAGCTTACTAACTAAAGATCGTTACTGACTACGTTGCTAATCAAACACTAGGTGTAATACTGCAACAACACTCTAAACCATTCAGAATGTAAATTGCAGATTTGCACTGGCCTACTTTTAATATCTYTGACCATCGGGATTTCATCATACTCGCACAGGTTCTTAATGGATGGGTGTTGAGTTTATTTACCTCATCCCATGGCGCTAAACCTATTTTCTTTCTAACCATCTCATCTTTGACTTGGGGGCTCAGAAATTGCTTTTCCCTCCGGACAATCCCCTCCTTCCACTGACTACATGATGCTAACAATACCAAGTGCAGGATTAGAGGCTTCAGTAAATAGTGAGGGGCTCAGGGCATATGTTGCCTACACACACAGGATATCAGTCACACATGCAGCATATacaattcagtgtgtgtgtgtgtgtgtgtgtgtgtgtgtgtgtgtgtgtgtgtgtgtgtgtgtactgtatgatttGTGATGTCAGCAGCCTATAACCAATGCTGCTAATGTATCACAGTAACCACAGCGCAGGCTCtgtggggctgagagagagagagagtgaaccgCGACGTCATGATGATCAGACGGTCAGCCTAGCTCAGAACACTGTTCTCTTTCTTGGCAGTGACGGGCTGGCTGCTACTGTTGTGCATGGCATGTGATAACCACATtaatctgtgtttctctctctttctctaccccccccccccatggtcttcctctttctctaactctctTTGGGAACCCACGGAGCTGGTAAGATCCTCAGTGACTGACTGccttacccctccctcccttcctcctagCATCTACTTGTCAGTCTGTTGCATGCatctctgtactgtgtgtgtctgtctttactAGTGGTGATTAATCCCATGGCCCCCTTTGATGTGAGCTGATCATTTGAACCTTAGACACATTGATGACTTCATACTCAACCTAGTGCACAGTTGCCTGAGGATCTAGAATGATGCTCTTCAAGTTTGATTAGTCGTAGGTTCCCGGAACAACTAATGATAGGAGTCTGACTCTTCCAATGAGTAGATGCATGTCACGGATGGATTTATTAACAGGTAATAGCTGATCTCATAGAAGTCATGCAGAGATGAAAGACCAAAGCCACAGGAGAAACTCTGACTACTAAATAAGCTAAAGGCTGAAACTAAAACCAAACTCTACCATATGATGTGCTGTGGGTTTCATGCTACTGTATTCTTCGCTCCCCCTTACCATTTTCCTAAGGTTTAAACCCCCAAAGCTTCCATCAGTCAGCTGTGCATGCGGTTCATTTTCATGTAGCGCAGTCGTTCTTGGATACCCCAGAGTCGATGTTAATTTTCCATCCACATTCTCTTCACACCCTCTTACACAATTAGTGTTGTTCCATTTCATTGGTCAATAAAGAGCTTGTTTAATTAGTGGGGAAAACCCGCTAGCGGGATcaaattcgacaacatccggtgaaatcggacgcgccaaattcaaaatacaaaatcgtaacattaaacattcatgaaaatacaagtgtcctacatcatttaaaagcttaacttcttgttaatccacccgctttgtcagatttcaaaaaggctttacggcgaaagcataccatgcgattatctgaggacagcgccccacacacaaaagcattagaaacattttccaaaccagcacaggtgacacaaaagtcagaaatagcgataaaataaatcacttacctttgaagatcgtcCTCTGTTTGCAATCTCAAGGGTCCCAACTACAAATCAattggtcgttttgttcgataaagtccttctttatatcccaaaaaagtcagtttagtttgCGTGCTTGATTCAGTAATACAaagttcaaaatgcatacaatggaatcccaaaagttaccaataaacttcgtccaaacaagtcaaacaacgtttctaatcaatcctcaggtaccctaatatgtataTAAACTATAAcatttaagatggagaatagtatgttcattaccagagataaataacaaagtgagtgccctcatccacgcgcgccataatactacagccaaaatggtagccacctagaaaaactacaaattctagctcatttttcaaaaaacaagcctgaaactctttctaaagactgttgacatctagtggaagccctaggaactgcaaaaTATGTGAGGTATTCCTTTGATTTCCCCAATAACAAGGATTTGAATGGGcagaaccaaaaaaaaaaaaagaaatccgtatggattctcctcgggttttcacctgccatatcagttatgttatactcacagacattactttaacagtttttgaaacttcagagtgttttctatccaattataAGCATATCCTAGCTTCGGGGCCTGGAGTAACAGgcaatttactttgggcacgtcagtcatccgaattTCCCAAtactgccccctgccctcaagaaggTTGATTTGTAGACCCAGTTGAACCATACATGCCATACCTTCATAACTTTGTGTTTCATGATTAAATTGTTTCTCTTTTcccgatcaaatcaaatcaagccaTCTCGGTTTTCCTTCCTGGAGAATAGACTGGTTTCTCCaactgaatatgtgtgtgtgagagagagagagagttggagctGTCGTTGATTGGCATCTCACAGGGGTCCTCTTTCAAACTGTGTGAATAAACTCTTCATTGAGCTGTATCTCTGTGACTGGAATAATGTATTGACTGTTATAGACTACGGTTGACAATTAGTTTTGTAGCTAGAATCTGGTGCATGGGCCCTGTAAAATAAATGAATTGTCTCTGAGGCTGGATGTACACATATCTAATGGTTCTGGTTGTACAGATGCAAAGGACTAGTTCCCAGATCATATTTAAAGAGCCAGTGTGATAGATGGCCCATGGTTAGAACACCAACAGGAGAATCCCCATCAATCTATCAATCAAATGGAATAAGCCTTAAGATAATTTTGCCCTAGATCCACTCGCAGACCTCTCTATTCCCAAACCATGTTACATTTGCGACTTTGCCGAGATTGGCTGGTAAGATCTCTGAGTGGATTGGAGACGAGAAAGTGAAGAAtatggctgcatctcaatagtatAAAGAGAGCTGAGATGCAGCCTGTGTCTGTTGTGTATTCCTGTGGTATATCTGACCATGCATTCTCTCTGGGTGCCTCCCTCCATAACAGGAAGAGTTGTGCAGTGACAGTGTGGAGAGGATCGTGGTCAACCCTAATGCAGCTTACGACAAGTTCAAGGACAAACGCGTCAGTACTAAAGGACTCGGTCAGTCTACTACATCCAACAGCTGGATGTCCAGGRatgatatacagtgcattcggggaaagtattcagaccccttgactttttccacattttaaggtacagccttattctaaaatgcatgaaATTGTTTTTGTccatcttcaatctacacacaataccccataatgacaaagcgaaaacagttgttttaaatattgtttttgcaaaaacaaataacggttaccttatttacataagtattcagaccctttgctatgagactcgaaattgaactcaggtgcatcctgtttcaattgatcatccttgatgtttctataactttacKtgtggtaaattcaattgattagacatgatttgcaaaggtacatacctgtctagataaggtcccacagttgacagtgcatgtcagagcaaaatccaagccatgaggttgaaggaattgtccgtagagctcagagacaggattgtgtccaggcacagatctggggagggtaccaaaaaatgtctgcagcattgaaagtccccaagaacacagtggccaacattcttcaatggaaaaagtttggaaccaccaagacttttcgtTGAGCGGCCAAAAtaacaatcgagggagaagggccttggtKagtgaccaagaacccaatggtcactctgacagagctccagagttcctctgtggagatgggagacccttccagaagaacaaccatctctgcagcactccaccaatcaggcctttatggtagaatggccagacagaagccactcctcagtaaaaggcaSgtgacagcccacttgaagtttgccaaaaggcacctaaaggactctgaccatgtgAAACaatattctttggtctgatgaaaccaagattgaactctttttggcctgaatgccaagcgtcttaTCTGGKggaaacctggcaccattcctacggtgaagcatggcggtggcagcatcatgctgtggggatgtttttcagcagcagggactgggatactagtcaggatcaagggaaagatgaacggagcaaagtacagaaagatccttgaaaacctgttccagagcgctcaggacctcagactggatcgaaggttcaccttccaacaggacaacgaccctaagcactcagccaagacaacgcaggagtggcttcgggacaagtctctgaatgtccttgagtgtcccagccagagcccgggcaTGAACGCAATCGAACAMCTKTAGAGAGACCTGAAAATAMctgtgcagcgacgctccccagccaacctcagaggttgagaggatctgcagagaagaatgggagaaactccccaaatacaggtgtgccaagcttgtagtgtcatacccaagaaaacccgaggctgtaatcgctgccaaaggtgcttcaacaaagtgatgagtaaagggtctgaatacttctgtaaatgtgataattcagttttgttttttaatacatttgcaaaaaatgtctacatctctttttgctctgtcattatggcgtatggtgtgtagattgaggatttgatttgatccattttagaataaggctgtaacgtaacaacatatGGAAAATNgatctgcagagaagaatgggagaaactccccaaatacaggtgtgccaagcttgtagtgtcatacccaagaaaacccgaggctgtaatcgctgccaaaggtgcttcaacaaagtgatgagtaaagggtctgaatacttctgtaaatgtgataattcagttttgttttttaatacatttgcaaaaaatgtctacatctctttttgctctgtcattatggcgtatggtgtgtagattgaggatttgatttgatccattttagaataaggctgtaacgtaacaacatatggaaaatcaaggggtctgaatacttttcccaaatgcactgtaggggCAGTAGTTTTCCCCTCACCACACGACCTGACCTGGAAGAACCTTTCCTGCATATTGTATCTTATTCTTGTTATTATTATATAGTCTATATGCAGAGCAGTTGACCTCAGTCACATGACCAGGAAGACTCATGGCTCGCTTAACAGGGTCagggaaaactcctggccctagacATCAGGCATTTCATGAATTGGTCACAAARCGCCTAATATTCTGGTTTCTCCTGTAATAAATGTGTCTCTTCCAGACTTCTCCGACTGTATCAGTAAGAACAAAAGAGTGGGCTATGAGTCTGGAGAATATGAGATCGTGAGTAGACTCTGGGCCTACATTATTGAATTTCATATTGATCATCTTAGTTCAATCAATATATTTCACACTTGTATTTCTGTGAAATCAATGGCAAGACCTTTTTCCTTTCTAATCGTGTGTGTTATTTGCTGTCTGTTCAAGTGCTTCACTGTGTTAACTGYTTSTRCTTTCACTTAATCCCRCTTTTCTCCCTGTCTAGTTGGCSGAGGGCTGTGGGGTGAAGGAAACCCCCCAGCAGAAGTACCAGKGGCTGGTCAATGAGATCCAGGAGCTCAGTCATGAGGTGGAAACCACCCAGGTAGGGCCCAGACACAGTTCCAAGCAACCTGTTTGCTTCCTAGCCCTTACGCCCTACCGCCTAGGCCTAGACTATCCAGGTCAGACAGGAACATCAGGAATCCCTTAAACCATCcttcatgtactgtatacaccATTTGACCTAGACCTACCCCAAATCAGTGGTTGCCCTTTTCACATCTGTCTCGCTGTCCCCCAGGCGACCACGAAGGATAGCAGTGCAGAGGAGCGTCTGACCCCAGTAGTCCTAGCCCAGCAAGCTGCCCAGCTCAAACAGCAGCTGGTCTCTGCCCACCTGGACACTCTGCTGGGACCACAGGCACATATCAACCTAGCTGACCCAGACAGAGCACTGGCCGAGTAAGTAAGTAAGGGAGCGGAAGGGACTCCCTTCCGGGTCCAAGAAGCGCTCGCCAGgtgagaggacagggagggaagTAGGAAGGGATTAAAAACGGTAGCAAACGCAATCTTAGTCTCAAATGGTTACATAGTTGTGAGAAAGGGAGACGATATGACGTAGTCTTAGCAGTCGCTGCTCGTATTAAAGACTTAAAAGGCGTCAGGAAGCCTAGCGGTAAAGAGCGTTGGGACAGTTACCAAACGGTTGCtgttttgaatccctgagccgactaggtgataAATCTGTAAGTCGCTGCATAGGAGCATCTGCTaagtgactcaaatgtaaaagagTATCTTCTTATCCCCCTTATGTTATTTCCTtccctactctccctctcccttctccacccTTTTGCTCTCTATTTGTTTCTCTCCACCCCCAGGCGTCTGCTAACCCAGCTGGAGGRAGCGAGGAGCAGTAGGGGGAGTACAGGGGAGCGGAAGGCCTCAGCTAAAGCTCCTGATGGTGTGGTGCTCTATGAGCTGCACAGCCGGCCAGAGCAGGAGAGGTTCACAGACGCTGCCAAGGTGAGGGGCCCCAGGGCCATGGCTGGGTGTCTGCCAAATGGTCAGCAGTTGGTGTGCATGCGCATGTGAGTGAAGAGAGCTCAATGAGTGTTAGCTGTTGTGTCTGTTGCGCTAGATGGGTTGGTGATGCAATGTTAGGCGTGTGAGGTCTGTTGCCTAaattatttgtctttgttacatGATTTAGTAGTtaattctctgtctctcctgtgtgtagGTGGCAGAGCTGGAGAAGCGGCTTGCAGAGCTGGAGACTGCCGTGGGCTCTGGATCAGACAAACAGGGTCCTCTGAGTGCTGGGGTGCAGGGAGGCAGTCTCATGGTGAGTCTCTTCTGCACTCTTCTTTCAGTACTGAACTCCACCCATATCGTCAATCACTGTTAACCCTTTGACTGATTTTGAGACATTCTATCTGTGTCATCAATCACTGTTTGGTACTGAGGCCAAATGACTAAATATTATTAAGTTCAACCTACATAGCCACAACTTCACTTCGTGGTCATGATTGGAAGCCAATCAATCCCTGTTAACCTtgtgactgcccccccccccccctttccatctccctctttctctcctccatacTGTCTTTTTCTCCACCCCCCAGGACACCATGGAGCTGCTGCAGGCGCGGGTCAGTGCTCTGGACTCAGCCACTCTGGACCAGATAGAGGCCAGACTGCAGGTGACACACCTTTCCCATTGCAGAGGCAAATACAAAACGGATCAGTGTCTGGGGCAACTTCAGCCTACTCCACACTGTGTGTCTTGCCGCTTCTAGTTGTCAGAAGGCCTGGAGGGACCTTGACAACCAACACCATTCGTTGTCGTACTGCAATAGTGCACTTTTATTTACATGTGATGATTTTGTGTTGTCTATGTATAGAGTGTACTTGGGAAGATGAATGAGATTGCAAAGCACAAGGCAACCATCGAAGATGCTGATACACAAAACAAGGTCAGTAACTACCTGGTTTTTATGTCAAACTTTTCAAATGTGAACTTTATACCGCATGTTAGGACTATTTCACACAACATTTTTAAAGTAATTGtggcctgaccaggaaaaactattGGCACAAACTATGCCCTATTGATCAAACCCTGACAATCCACTACTAACCATATAATTATTCCGACTGCATTTCAGAGCAACTCGTTCTGCTGTCAGTCAATATTGTTCACCCCCAACCTTATCATTATTTGGTCTGCAACTTGTTCCATTAgctattattatatttatattattccAATAACTGTTATGTTGTCTGTCAGGTGTCTCAGCTGTATGACGTGGTGGAGAAGTGGGACGCCATGGCAACCTCTCTGCCTCAGGTGGTGCAGAGGCTCATGGCTGTCAAAGAGTTGCATGAACAAGGTAATAACTAGGGCCGGTTCAATTACTGTGTAACTGACGGTTATGGATAAGGACATGAAAAGAAAATAACcgtcaaaacaaaaaaaaacggggTTGGGGGAACGAACAGGTGACGGAAGCCGGACATTTGTGGGCTTGAGTCTGTTTCTGCGGAAACACGGACTCTTaacaacgtgatgaaactttgttgctccttgctgaaacgagcaacaaataaaataaagctttattcatacagcacatttcagacatggaatgcaacacaatgtgctttacaggaaaaaacgaacaatgaaaataaaagctgaaatatttactacacaacaagaTAAAAAGACAAAATWAtgacaaactgaacaactaaaaagcacctgaaggaaaagcaaagctaaacatgtttttttaagatctcttttaaatatgtccacagttttggcccccctcaggttctctggcaagCTAWtccagaggctgggggcatttAAAAAAAWatatatatatatatttcaccttcatttaaccaggtaggccagttgagaacaagttctcatttacaactgcgacctggccatgataaagcaaagcagtYCGACACAAACAACAAKacagagttacacatggaataaagaaacatacagtcaataatacagtagaaaaagtctatatatagtgtgtgRaaatgaggtaggataacggaggtaaggcaataaataggccatagttgcgaaataattacaatggaGCAATTAAACACATTAAACGCATAACTAAAGGGTGCCTGTCCATGCGTCTTGGTCCTAAGCTTTGgtatagttaaaaggccagttcCAGAGTACCTGAGGCACCTACTGGTTTGATTGGTAGACTCATTAGACTCGCAATYGCTGCCTAGTATTGCGATGAAAATGTCCATGTAATATAGAATAAGTTCATTCAAATGATAACTGATGTGGCACgtggaatgtactgtatgtatttattattttttgtaatctcagttgaatcaacaaatcacttCACGTATTGAtaggtacacttcctgcttttacttcctgctttgctcctctggggacactcgcaatggctgccagtccacccattatgcaatcattgacttgaatggagataccctttctatttctatggcagcacatgcagtcaggagcacACGCCGtcacaaaaatgttttgctattcGAAAGGTTATTACCAGCGGCATACCACCCtgaataccactgctggcttgcttctgaagctaagcagggttggtcctggtcggtccctggatgggagaccagatgctgctgcaagtggtgttggagggccagtaggaggcactctttcctctggtctaaagaaaTACCGCAATgcgattggggacactgccctgtgtagggtgccgtctttcggatgggacgttaaacgggtgacCTGattctctgaggtcattaaagatcccatggcacttatcgtaagagtaggggtgttaaccctggtgttctGGCTAAAATtcacaatctggccctcaaaccatcacggtcacctaataatccccagtttacaattggctcattcatccccctcctctcccctgtaactattccccaggtcgttgctgcaaatgagaacgtgttctcagtcaacttacctggtaaaataacggataaataaataaataacggaGACcgtggtcatttggctggccaattacaaTCATCCAAAAAGCCATGACTGTCACAACCCTAGTAATAACCTGACAAGCTCACCTGGTGTCCATACTTGTGGCAAACAAATTGTTATTTGAGTTTCACTGGATTCGGCTAGAATTTTGCTCTTTTGGGACTTCCATTGTATCAAGCAAACAAAATTTGCCTCACTTTGTCTTTGATTGAATTTTCATCAAGATCCCCTCTGCTTGTCTGTAGTGCCTACAtagctctgtgtttctctctgtgccCTGTAGCCATTCAGATGGCTTGATTCGCTGGCCGtgatttacacaggcagcccaaatttGATGTTTTGCCCAAgtattggcaaaagatctgatcggTCAAAATATCAGAatcgggctgcctgtgtaaatgaagCTGTAGTAATGCAGATTGCTTAACTCTGACGgacagtgtctgtctgtgacGACATGACTCACCAGTCTTAGTCTATCTATAGCCATGCAGTTTGGTCAGCTGCTGACCCACCTGGACACCACCCAGCAGATGATCAACAACTCTCTGAAGGACAACGGAACACTGCTCTCACAGGTAGGAAACACTACCTCCCTCACTGCTTTCACACTGCCGTAGGACACATTTCACACTGCTCTCACAGGTTGGTAGGACTGCTGCMGGGACTGACATGTGACCTTTAAACTACCTTTAAACTACTCTTGTACCTTCCACACTMTATTGAGCTGAACTGTACTGCACTTGTCTGTTTACCCATCCATCGTAGCTGC
It encodes the following:
- the dctn2 gene encoding dynactin subunit 2 isoform X1; this encodes MACDNHINLCFSLFLYPPPPWSSSFSNSLWEPTELEELCSDSVERIVVNPNAAYDKFKDKRVSTKGLDFSDCISKNKRVGYESGEYEILAEGCGVKETPQQKYQXLVNEIQELSHEVETTQATTKDSSAEERLTPVVLAQQAAQLKQQLVSAHLDTLLGPQAHINLADPDRALAERLLTQLEXARSSRGSTGERKASAKAPDGVVLYELHSRPEQERFTDAAKVAELEKRLAELETAVGSGSDKQGPLSAGVQGGSLMDTMELLQARVSALDSATLDQIEARLQSVLGKMNEIAKHKATIEDADTQNKVSQLYDVVEKWDAMATSLPQVVQRLMAVKELHEQAMQFGQLLTHLDTTQQMINNSLKDNGTLLSQVQTTMKDNLLSVEENFAALDQG
- the dctn2 gene encoding dynactin subunit 2 isoform X2, coding for MADPKYANLPGIEELCSDSVERIVVNPNAAYDKFKDKRVSTKGLDFSDCISKNKRVGYESGEYEILAEGCGVKETPQQKYQXLVNEIQELSHEVETTQATTKDSSAEERLTPVVLAQQAAQLKQQLVSAHLDTLLGPQAHINLADPDRALAERLLTQLEXARSSRGSTGERKASAKAPDGVVLYELHSRPEQERFTDAAKVAELEKRLAELETAVGSGSDKQGPLSAGVQGGSLMDTMELLQARVSALDSATLDQIEARLQSVLGKMNEIAKHKATIEDADTQNKVSQLYDVVEKWDAMATSLPQVVQRLMAVKELHEQAMQFGQLLTHLDTTQQMINNSLKDNGTLLSQVQTTMKDNLLSVEENFAALDQG